The following DNA comes from Miscanthus floridulus cultivar M001 chromosome 5, ASM1932011v1, whole genome shotgun sequence.
AAGCACTGATCAGGCCCAAGAACACCACATGGTCCGGATAAACCCCAGCATGGACCATGGAATCAAACAGCTTGATGGCCTCATTCACATAACCATTCATCCCAAACCCACCAATCATTGATGTCCACGATAATATGTCCTTGCAAGTCATCATGTTGAATACCTTCTTAGCATTCAAAATCTTTCCACACTTGGAGTACATGTCCACAAGGGCATTGGAAACTTTTAGGTCATCACCATAGTTTCTCCGGAGTAAAGCCCCATGGACCTGCTGGCCACATCTCAGAGCTGAGAGACCAGCACATGCTGATGTGATGCTCGTTAGAGTCAAGCAATTTGGTTCGATATCCATGTTGACAAGAAGCTGCATGGCCATTAGAGGATCACGTCGGCTATATCCAGCAATAATGGTATTCCAGGTGACCAAGTTTCTTTCAGGCATTTCATCAAAAAGCCTCCTTGCATCCAGTATGCTTGCACAAGTGCAGTACATGTCAACCAGAGAATTTGCAACAGCAAGGTTCGCTCCAAGAGCTTTCCTTATGGAGAGTACATGAATTTGCTGTCCAAAATATAAGTTACCTACTAAAGCACATGCGTGGATTGCAATAGAGCAGGAGAACGGACTCAGCTCAACATCATCCTGCACTGGAGAAACAACAGCTACTGGATCATGAAAACAAATAAGGTTTTCTCAAGACACTATACATGTAAGCTACAACAAGAATTCCACAAGCAAGTCTGACAAGACGACATTTCCTGATACATTAATCATCTACCTAAGGCCACAATAATGCCGTCACTATAGAGGAACATGTTAATACTTTGATAGCTGAATACTTCAATAATCAGCATATGCTACTTGTACTAAGAATATTTAGCATCATAGAAGAATTAATCCAATATTGACAACTAGCATTGTTCAAATCATAAGGATCCTGCCTTTTCGCTGAAGTTCACAAAGTACAGACGGTTCCTATGCTATGTCCTTaatcataaaacaaaaaaaaataaaggcTATAAGTTTTGTTTGAGCACTATATACATGATACAattctttaaaaaaaaacattgtGAGATATTTCCTGTAAGAGAACATTCGTTCAAAGAAGAGCAATAGAGATGTCGAATTTATACATGACAAGGTGAAGAGATAAGTAAAACCTGAATCGTATTTTGGAACAACTGTAGCCCCGTGTTCTCTTGTCCCCAACGAGCATAACCGGCTATCATGGACGTCCACGACGCGGCCGTGCGTCCTTCCCCGAGCGCATCGAACAGCCACCTTGCGTCCACGAGGCCGTCCCCGCCTCCGCGGGACGCGTACGCGTTGATGAGCGCGTTCACGACATACGGCGTGTGGTCCACGCCCCGCCGCAAAGCGAGGGCATGGATCGAcgctgcgccgccgccaccgccggcacGGCACGCGGTCAGGACGCTGGACAGCGTGAACTCGTTGAGGATGACGCCGGCCGCGGCCATGGACCGGAATAAGTCTAGCGCCTCACGGTGGCGGCCGCTGGATGCGTAGCCGGAGAGCATGGCCGTCCACACCACTACGTCCCGGTCGGGCATTTCGTCGAACAAGGCGCGGGCGTGGCGGACCGCGCCGCGCGCGCACAAGGATTTGATGAGGGTAGTTGCGTGTTTCTGCCACATGGACACATGGGCTTCAGTGTGCTGGGCACGGGCTTTCTTTGCGGCCTTGCCGCCCTTGCGGCTTGCGGGTCATTATAAAATGTTTGCAGAAACTCCTGCAAGGCCAGCCCGAGATTTATGATCTCAAAAAAAAACTTGCAGAGATTTATTTACTCAAAAAAATTAAGGATATACtctatccgttctaaattataagtcatggcaagaatcttggagagtcaaaccatctcaagtttgactaagtttatatgataagataataatatttatgatgccaactaagtatcattagatttttcattaattatattttcatagtatacatatttgatgtcataaatctttataattctctctataattttagtcaaacttgagacacttctctccaagattcttggaatgacttataatttgaaatggagggagtacatatttTCACATGGTAGAGTGATTTTTTAAGGTGTACAAGTACAAATAATGTATATACATACTTATCCAGAGTCGTAGTCTACAAACATTGATGTATGAAAACCCATGCTCCAGTGAACTTTCAAAAAGTGGTCTTGagtaaaaaaattataaaaattaatagaaaaaatagattttttggaaaaaaaataaacAATTTTATAAGGTTCATAATTAACTTTTTAAAGAAGTTTAACAATACTCCTTCTATCTTGAAATAATAGCCGTGTTTAGATCAGGGAAAAGTCAAACAAAAATATATTGATCTATTGATGCAAGTTTTGAATAGAAATCAATACCATCTTATAGGCACTTTGAATAGAAATCTATTGATGCAAGTTTTATATCCTCAACttatatataatttaaatactttTGTAATCATATAATTTGAATAATCATTGATCAAAGTTTATAAAGTTTAAATTTCCCTTATATGAAATATGGTTATCGTTCTAAGATGGAGGGAGTAAGTCTTTCAATAAAATTTTGTAAGAAAAATACTTTTGATCTTAATTGCTATTTTCAAGCACCTCTAGCCAAGGTTCACTCCTCCATTCGCAAATGCAACGTGCTCCCACAAGCAAAGAAGGATTCAAGATATGACATCGTCATCGTTGTCATCGTAGTAACATGGATGTTGATAGTGGTCATTCTACAAAATCTAGAACaaataggaaaaagaaaagacgAAAAGAGAAGATTTTAAAagaaaaagtccacattacctccctcaacttttacaAAAGTCTGTTTTTCCTCCCAGAACTCTAAAATCGGGTAAACCACCTTactgaacttttaaaaccgttcgttttacctccctgaccggttataagcggttttcaaagacggttttatctttatcttttttatttatttcggatcaatctttgaaaaatcatagtaaatcacagaaaaaatcataaaatctaaaatctaattttgttggactccacatgagtagatctacacagtgaacatataatatggtatgcttagtacaaatttttttatgTAGCTTTAGAtatatgcttttctataattaatttctAGCTGTAGtttttatggtccaattatggtgaaatttttatggtgggttaATTATTGTaagattgaactgtagtaaaaatttcatacttattggatcatgtataacttagttatagatttatttagatgTATGCTTGTTATAAAGTATTTATAAGGCGTAATTTTCTATCTCCGTCCTGTATATAAGGCGTAACCACCTCTGGTTCAAAGACCGAGAAACGTATTTAATTCTCTCTATGAACACTTGTCCAATTGCATCGATGTACGTACGTCTAGAGAGAACGTGCCTTATATTATGGGACATGATCAAAAAGTGGTTACATCTTATATactagaacggagggagtagtatttaGTGTCTGTCAGGCACGCAAAAATTTTACTCTatttttctgttttattcatgctttccaaacatgcccttactaTACTACCTCTTCTCAATTCTTGAATGGATTATGAAAACCATTGAAACTTTGGTGAAAATAGTACATACAAAATATATTAAACTAGCAAAGATGTGTTTGGGGTTGTGCTTGAACCAAAGCAAAGACTTACCATGCCATATGGACATGGTGCAATCTGTCTCTGTGTCTGGAGGACACGACCCGGAGCGGCACAAGTTGCATTTTTGGCACCAATAGTCCCTAAAACCATGTCTCATCTAGATTACGGTATTATGATAACGAGAGATTTTAATTATAATAATCAATCATATAACCAATTATGTTTGGATTATAATTTGATTATCAGAGGGAAGGCCTTAGTAGCAATAGTAGTGGGTAAGGGCATGTAAAACGCGTGGTGAACAGCCGTGTGTATATAttgttggccatgcagcccgcggCCCGTCGGCCCGGGCCGTGGCCCGGTGTTTTGGcccggcacgg
Coding sequences within:
- the LOC136452025 gene encoding putative pentatricopeptide repeat-containing protein At1g56570, whose protein sequence is MWQKHATTLIKSLCARGAVRHARALFDEMPDRDVVVWTAMLSGYASSGRHREALDLFRSMAAAGVILNEFTLSSVLTACRAGGGGGAASIHALALRRGVDHTPYVVNALINAYASRGGGDGLVDARWLFDALGEGRTAASWTSMIAGYARWGQENTGLQLFQNTIQDDVELSPFSCSIAIHACALVGNLYFGQQIHVLSIRKALGANLAVANSLVDMYCTCASILDARRLFDEMPERNLVTWNTIIAGYSRRDPLMAMQLLVNMDIEPNCLTLTSITSACAGLSALRCGQQVHGALLRRNYGDDLKVSNALVDMYSKCGKILNAKKVFNMMTCKDILSWTSMIGGFGMNGYVNEAIKLFDSMVHAGVYPDHVVFLGLISACSHAGLVDEGWNLFRSMLFEYNIQPNKEIYGCVINLLARAGRLREAFILIDTMPLTPDESIWGALLGACKMHRNLELGRLAAGKIIEINPDAVKTYILLANICAADSKWGEYAVTRMLLRGTGSSKEVGMSWIELTDKMYSFSTADSSSPQVSLADEVLQILVHHMDEAGSDFIDNICRDMQRWPSFYGRD